Proteins co-encoded in one Juglans regia cultivar Chandler chromosome 16, Walnut 2.0, whole genome shotgun sequence genomic window:
- the LOC118344781 gene encoding chlorophyll a-b binding protein, chloroplastic-like, with protein MGSIALVQHAHLLTFILTTTLFIIELILISWAEGRDWADSIKTGSANTKIFTDNKFTGIDVGYPGGLRFDPLGWGTGTSPEKIKVLRTKEIKNRWLAMLDVNLVTPLFLLLSPTQVRKIAVYDCKRETDNYE; from the exons ATGGGATCCATTGCATTAGTGCAG CATGCCCATTTACTTACCTTTATACTCACAACCACTCTCTTCATCATCGAGCTGATCTTGATCAGCTGGGCCGAGGGAAGAGACTGGGCAGACAGCATCAAGACAGGGTCTGCAAACACAAAGATCTTCACAGACAACAAGTTCACAGGGATAGATGTTGGCTATCCTGGAGGACTTCGGTTCGACCCACTTGGGTGGGGAACCGGTACTTCTCCTGAGAAGATCAAGGTGTTGAGGACAAAAGAAATCAAGAATAGGTGGTTGGCAATGTTGGATGTGAACCTGGTCACGCCACTTTTTTTGCT GCTTTCACCCACTCAAGTGAGGAAGATTGCTGTATATGACTGCAAACGTGAGACGGACAATTACGAGTAA